One region of Candidatus Desulfatibia profunda genomic DNA includes:
- a CDS encoding SEC-C domain-containing protein, protein MAKIFSGEKAAKLGTEKKPAVVTVQTEKRLKEVASIFEEHDWKYTIELGPDKPEDITDLEILLNPPKPKIADKKVGRNEPCPCGSGKKYKKCCGK, encoded by the coding sequence ATGGCGAAAATTTTTAGTGGTGAAAAAGCAGCAAAACTGGGTACGGAAAAGAAGCCCGCGGTTGTTACTGTCCAAACAGAAAAAAGATTGAAAGAAGTCGCATCAATCTTTGAAGAACACGACTGGAAATACACAATTGAATTGGGTCCGGATAAACCTGAAGATATTACCGATTTGGAAATATTATTGAACCCTCCCAAGCCGAAGATTGCCGACAAGAAAGTTGGACGCAATGAACCCTGCCCTTGTGGAAGCGGGAAAAAGTATAAAAAATGCTGCGGTAAATAA